In a genomic window of Chaetodon trifascialis isolate fChaTrf1 chromosome 8, fChaTrf1.hap1, whole genome shotgun sequence:
- the LOC139334987 gene encoding PDZ domain-containing protein 4-like isoform X2, with amino-acid sequence MGCNMCVVKRPEEQYRIMFQKGWSNSLRPMDRHGNVKVRGRRPSQLPLDRPQNPQEALQQPGSTRKSHRRKGTLVCSGNGTGSSSIYSFAMVAIPDCVDNATQTDISFQNIVTVGKSRGHHHHHHHGRGGGSSSPPPPPPSPPLPHLVGPYGINEFCVFEYNDPDDYFDVSNHEVDRQDDLQYEEVELYKSSQQEKLGLTVCYRTDDEEDLGIYVGEVNPNSIAAKNGRIREGDRILQINGVDIQNREEAVAILTREDSINFSLLLARPDTENENPADPEEDMELTLEGGGFHPNPRASSSSLTSSHLSGYYRLCRAGAGGGGGGGGLACPGGGGGGEGEGGDVDVEEEEDEDGEEGERGEKEDREPPVPLPPLLSLAPLLSNSQELDSGVGRTDDSTRYEESSEHDLLGDQTSACNTNTTNTPGSTRKFRPGPSPRPSPRPSPGLGPSPGHGRGDTTPPFLHLRDLQLSSDSLPPGMDWTAGGGTGGAAYSPHHHHHHKHYHHHQPPLMMMMPGLTEEECQRYQELLEIKCQYERFNEKQQREAAMAERDDAEVELGDQEERQEAGKEGEEEAPGSSSSVDVNCGAALSEHEMALIEEELRHLEFKCRNILRAQKMQQLRERCLKAWMMEEEAVAAGRPGPPDAGLDNHNDDDDDDPHHHELSAINELPERERSDDKDSTSAYNTGGESCHSTPLVSTEQIPPLQEEEDKGGRRLMSPPPLLPLGRLPPLNSPLTPRRHRRDRDRERRHSNLSCSFSPSTYRKYETANGSVANGSSSTPSTPSKFRSLTREVGSSPRRGVADGGRGSRAGGAADRPGGGSAESSPYLTRRHHSHNKPLERYQSCMTLPSEGLVDPLDRVRDRARAEGEERGMGTGSSGPASPRSVNSAPCGLEDHHARASRLGLALPLGLTHSSPTASPQRMEWKVKIRSDGTRYVAKRPVRDRLLKARAMKIREERSGMTTDDDAASEMKQGRYWSKEERKQQLLRAREYRRRREFMMQSRLDYLRGDRDSSSSAGGASDPRSSQIAPPHPRQDSPSNNILLLSQKKIMKRRNRRILDNWITIQELLAHGSRSPDGKKIYNPLLSVTTV; translated from the exons AAAGGCTGGAGTAACTCCCTGCGGCCGATGGACAGACACGGAAACGTAAAG GTCAGAGGACGGCGGCCTTCTCAGCTCCCGCTCGATAGACCGCAAAACCCCCAGGAGGCTTTGCAGCAACCCGGCTCAACCCGCAAGAGCCACAGGAGGAAAG GTACGCTGGTGTGCAGCGGTAACGGGACCGGCAGCAGCTCCATCTACTCTTTCGCCATGGTGGCGATCCCGGACTGCGTGGACAACGCCACGCAGACGGACATCAGCTTCCAGAACATTGTGACGGTGGGGAAGAGCAGaggccaccaccaccaccaccaccacggcCGGGGAGGCggctcctcctcccctccaccgcctccaccctcccctcccctccctcacctgGTGGGACCGTACGGGATCAATGAGTT ctgtgtgtttgagtacAACGACCCCGATGATTACTTCGACGTCTCCAACCAcgaggtggacagacaggatgACCTGCAGTACGAG GAGGTGGAGCTGTACAAATCCAGCCAGCAGGAGAAGCTGGGACTGACAGTCTGCTACCGGACGGACGACGAGGAGGATCTTGGGATTTACGTCGGGGAG GTTAATCCAAACAGCATCGCAGCCAAGAACGGGCGCATCAGAGAGGGCGATCGGATCCTGCAG ATCAACGGAGTGGACATTCAGAACAGAGAGGAAGCGGTGGCCATTTTGACCCGAGAGGACAGCATCAACTTCTCGCTGCTGCTGGCGCGGCCGGACACGGAG AATGAAAACCCTGCTGATCCAGAGGAGGACATGGAGCTGACTCTGGAAGGAGGAGGCTTCCACCCAAACCCtcgagcctcctcctcctccctcacttcctctcacctctctggATACTATCGCCTCTGCCGGgcgggagcaggaggaggtggaggcggtGGTGGCCTGGCCTGcccgggaggaggaggaggtggagaaggtgaAGGGGGCGATGtagatgtggaggaggaagaggatgaggatggggaggaaggagagagaggagagaaggaggacagagagccgCCCgtacccctccctcccctgctgAGCCTGGCCCCTCTGCTGTCCAACAGCCAGGAGCTGGACAGCGGGGTGGGCCGGACCGACGACAGCACCCGCTACGAGGAGTCGTCCGAACACGACCTGCTGGGTGATCAGACCAGCGCCTgcaacaccaacaccaccaacacaccAGGCAGCACCAGGAAGTTCAGACCAGGACCCAGCCCCAG GCCCAGTCCCAGACCAAGCCCCGGCCTCGGCCCCAGCCCCGGGCACGGCCGAGGAGACACCacccctcctttcctccacctGCGAGACCTCCAGCTCAGCTCCgactccctccctcccggcATGGACTGGACAGctggaggagggacaggaggagcagCATACAGTcctcaccaccatcaccaccacaaG cattaccaccaccaccagccccctctgatgatgatgatgccggGTCTGACGGAGGAAGAGTGCCAGCGAtaccaggagctgctggagatcAAGTGCCAGTACGAGAGATTTAACGAAAAGCAGCAACGAGAAGCAGCGATGGCCGAACGCGACGACGCTGAGGTGGAGCTGGGAGACcaggaggagagacaagaggcggggaaggaaggagaggaggaagctcCTGGTTCTTCTTCATCAGTGGACGTGAACTGCGGTGCAGCTTTAAGCGAGCACGAGATGGCGCTGATCGAGGAGGAGCTGCGCCACCTGGAGTTCAAGTGCCGCAACATTCTCCGAGCGCAGAagatgcagcagctcagagagagGTGTCTGAAAGCctggatgatggaggaggaggcggtggcAGCCGGGCGACCAGGCCCTCCTGACGCAG GTCTGGATAACCAtaatgacgatgacgatgatgaccCTCATCACCACGAGCTGTCGGCCATCAACGAGCTGCCGGAGCGAGAGCGATCGGACGACAAAGACAGCACCAGCGCCTACAACACCGGAGGAGAGAGCTGTCACAGCACGCCGTTGgtcagcacagagcagatccCGCCTCtccaggaagaggaggacaaaggaggGAGACGGCTGATGTCTccgcctcctctgctccccctcGGTCGCCTCCCCCCTCTGAACTCCCCCCTCACCCCGCGGCGTCACAGGCGGGaccgagacagagagagacgccACTCAAACCTCAGCTGCTCCTTCTCCCCCAGCACTTACAGGAAGTACGAAACAGCCAATGGTAGTGTGGCAAACGGCTCAAGCTCCACCCCCTCTACACCCTCCAAGTTCAG GTCTTTGACCAGAGAGGTGGGGTCTTCTCCAAGAAGGGGTGTGGCTGATGGAGGGCGGGGCTCCAGAGCAG GTGGAGCCGCCGACAGGCCCGGAGGTGGAAGTGCAGAGTCCAGTCCCTACTTGACCCGAAGACACCACAGCCACAACAAGCCGTTAGAGCGCTACCAGAGCTGCATGACCCTCCCCTCCGAGGGCCTGGTGGACCCCCTGGACCgagtgagagacagagcgagggCCGAGGGCGAGGAGAGAGGCATGGGCACGGGCAGCAGTGGCCCAGCCAGCCCCAGGAGCGTGAACAGCGCCCCCTGTGGTCTGGAGGACCACCATGCAAGAGCCTCGCGGTTAGGCCTGGCTTTACCGCTCGGGCTGACACACTCGTCACCGACGGCCTCGCCACAACGCATGGAGTGGAAG GTAAAGATCCGCAGCGATGGCACTCGCTACGTGGCCAAGCGGCCGGTCAGGGATCGTCTGCTGAAGGCCAGAGCCATGAAGATCAGAGAGGAACGCAGCGGCATGACGACCGACGACGACGCTGCCAGCGAGATGAAACAG GGTCGATACtggagcaaagaggagaggaagcagcagctgctgagagcCAGAGAATACCGACGAAGAAGAGAGTTCATGATGCAGAGCCGCCTGGACTACCTCAGAGGAGACAG GGACTCCTCATCGTCAGCAGGAGGTGCTTCCGACCCCCGATCATCCCAGATCGCTCCGCCCCACCCCCGACAGGACTCGCCCAGCAACAACATCCTGTTACTGAGCCAGAAGAAGATCATGAAGAGGAGGAACCGACGCATCCTCGACAACTGGATCAccatccaggagctgctggctCACGGCTCGAGGTCGCCCGACGGGAAGAAAATCTACaaccctctgctctctgtgaccACGGTCtga
- the LOC139334987 gene encoding PDZ domain-containing protein 4-like isoform X1: MGCNMCVVKRPEEQYRIMFQQKGWSNSLRPMDRHGNVKVRGRRPSQLPLDRPQNPQEALQQPGSTRKSHRRKGTLVCSGNGTGSSSIYSFAMVAIPDCVDNATQTDISFQNIVTVGKSRGHHHHHHHGRGGGSSSPPPPPPSPPLPHLVGPYGINEFCVFEYNDPDDYFDVSNHEVDRQDDLQYEEVELYKSSQQEKLGLTVCYRTDDEEDLGIYVGEVNPNSIAAKNGRIREGDRILQINGVDIQNREEAVAILTREDSINFSLLLARPDTENENPADPEEDMELTLEGGGFHPNPRASSSSLTSSHLSGYYRLCRAGAGGGGGGGGLACPGGGGGGEGEGGDVDVEEEEDEDGEEGERGEKEDREPPVPLPPLLSLAPLLSNSQELDSGVGRTDDSTRYEESSEHDLLGDQTSACNTNTTNTPGSTRKFRPGPSPRPSPRPSPGLGPSPGHGRGDTTPPFLHLRDLQLSSDSLPPGMDWTAGGGTGGAAYSPHHHHHHKHYHHHQPPLMMMMPGLTEEECQRYQELLEIKCQYERFNEKQQREAAMAERDDAEVELGDQEERQEAGKEGEEEAPGSSSSVDVNCGAALSEHEMALIEEELRHLEFKCRNILRAQKMQQLRERCLKAWMMEEEAVAAGRPGPPDAGLDNHNDDDDDDPHHHELSAINELPERERSDDKDSTSAYNTGGESCHSTPLVSTEQIPPLQEEEDKGGRRLMSPPPLLPLGRLPPLNSPLTPRRHRRDRDRERRHSNLSCSFSPSTYRKYETANGSVANGSSSTPSTPSKFRSLTREVGSSPRRGVADGGRGSRAGGAADRPGGGSAESSPYLTRRHHSHNKPLERYQSCMTLPSEGLVDPLDRVRDRARAEGEERGMGTGSSGPASPRSVNSAPCGLEDHHARASRLGLALPLGLTHSSPTASPQRMEWKVKIRSDGTRYVAKRPVRDRLLKARAMKIREERSGMTTDDDAASEMKQGRYWSKEERKQQLLRAREYRRRREFMMQSRLDYLRGDRDSSSSAGGASDPRSSQIAPPHPRQDSPSNNILLLSQKKIMKRRNRRILDNWITIQELLAHGSRSPDGKKIYNPLLSVTTV, from the exons CAGAAAGGCTGGAGTAACTCCCTGCGGCCGATGGACAGACACGGAAACGTAAAG GTCAGAGGACGGCGGCCTTCTCAGCTCCCGCTCGATAGACCGCAAAACCCCCAGGAGGCTTTGCAGCAACCCGGCTCAACCCGCAAGAGCCACAGGAGGAAAG GTACGCTGGTGTGCAGCGGTAACGGGACCGGCAGCAGCTCCATCTACTCTTTCGCCATGGTGGCGATCCCGGACTGCGTGGACAACGCCACGCAGACGGACATCAGCTTCCAGAACATTGTGACGGTGGGGAAGAGCAGaggccaccaccaccaccaccaccacggcCGGGGAGGCggctcctcctcccctccaccgcctccaccctcccctcccctccctcacctgGTGGGACCGTACGGGATCAATGAGTT ctgtgtgtttgagtacAACGACCCCGATGATTACTTCGACGTCTCCAACCAcgaggtggacagacaggatgACCTGCAGTACGAG GAGGTGGAGCTGTACAAATCCAGCCAGCAGGAGAAGCTGGGACTGACAGTCTGCTACCGGACGGACGACGAGGAGGATCTTGGGATTTACGTCGGGGAG GTTAATCCAAACAGCATCGCAGCCAAGAACGGGCGCATCAGAGAGGGCGATCGGATCCTGCAG ATCAACGGAGTGGACATTCAGAACAGAGAGGAAGCGGTGGCCATTTTGACCCGAGAGGACAGCATCAACTTCTCGCTGCTGCTGGCGCGGCCGGACACGGAG AATGAAAACCCTGCTGATCCAGAGGAGGACATGGAGCTGACTCTGGAAGGAGGAGGCTTCCACCCAAACCCtcgagcctcctcctcctccctcacttcctctcacctctctggATACTATCGCCTCTGCCGGgcgggagcaggaggaggtggaggcggtGGTGGCCTGGCCTGcccgggaggaggaggaggtggagaaggtgaAGGGGGCGATGtagatgtggaggaggaagaggatgaggatggggaggaaggagagagaggagagaaggaggacagagagccgCCCgtacccctccctcccctgctgAGCCTGGCCCCTCTGCTGTCCAACAGCCAGGAGCTGGACAGCGGGGTGGGCCGGACCGACGACAGCACCCGCTACGAGGAGTCGTCCGAACACGACCTGCTGGGTGATCAGACCAGCGCCTgcaacaccaacaccaccaacacaccAGGCAGCACCAGGAAGTTCAGACCAGGACCCAGCCCCAG GCCCAGTCCCAGACCAAGCCCCGGCCTCGGCCCCAGCCCCGGGCACGGCCGAGGAGACACCacccctcctttcctccacctGCGAGACCTCCAGCTCAGCTCCgactccctccctcccggcATGGACTGGACAGctggaggagggacaggaggagcagCATACAGTcctcaccaccatcaccaccacaaG cattaccaccaccaccagccccctctgatgatgatgatgccggGTCTGACGGAGGAAGAGTGCCAGCGAtaccaggagctgctggagatcAAGTGCCAGTACGAGAGATTTAACGAAAAGCAGCAACGAGAAGCAGCGATGGCCGAACGCGACGACGCTGAGGTGGAGCTGGGAGACcaggaggagagacaagaggcggggaaggaaggagaggaggaagctcCTGGTTCTTCTTCATCAGTGGACGTGAACTGCGGTGCAGCTTTAAGCGAGCACGAGATGGCGCTGATCGAGGAGGAGCTGCGCCACCTGGAGTTCAAGTGCCGCAACATTCTCCGAGCGCAGAagatgcagcagctcagagagagGTGTCTGAAAGCctggatgatggaggaggaggcggtggcAGCCGGGCGACCAGGCCCTCCTGACGCAG GTCTGGATAACCAtaatgacgatgacgatgatgaccCTCATCACCACGAGCTGTCGGCCATCAACGAGCTGCCGGAGCGAGAGCGATCGGACGACAAAGACAGCACCAGCGCCTACAACACCGGAGGAGAGAGCTGTCACAGCACGCCGTTGgtcagcacagagcagatccCGCCTCtccaggaagaggaggacaaaggaggGAGACGGCTGATGTCTccgcctcctctgctccccctcGGTCGCCTCCCCCCTCTGAACTCCCCCCTCACCCCGCGGCGTCACAGGCGGGaccgagacagagagagacgccACTCAAACCTCAGCTGCTCCTTCTCCCCCAGCACTTACAGGAAGTACGAAACAGCCAATGGTAGTGTGGCAAACGGCTCAAGCTCCACCCCCTCTACACCCTCCAAGTTCAG GTCTTTGACCAGAGAGGTGGGGTCTTCTCCAAGAAGGGGTGTGGCTGATGGAGGGCGGGGCTCCAGAGCAG GTGGAGCCGCCGACAGGCCCGGAGGTGGAAGTGCAGAGTCCAGTCCCTACTTGACCCGAAGACACCACAGCCACAACAAGCCGTTAGAGCGCTACCAGAGCTGCATGACCCTCCCCTCCGAGGGCCTGGTGGACCCCCTGGACCgagtgagagacagagcgagggCCGAGGGCGAGGAGAGAGGCATGGGCACGGGCAGCAGTGGCCCAGCCAGCCCCAGGAGCGTGAACAGCGCCCCCTGTGGTCTGGAGGACCACCATGCAAGAGCCTCGCGGTTAGGCCTGGCTTTACCGCTCGGGCTGACACACTCGTCACCGACGGCCTCGCCACAACGCATGGAGTGGAAG GTAAAGATCCGCAGCGATGGCACTCGCTACGTGGCCAAGCGGCCGGTCAGGGATCGTCTGCTGAAGGCCAGAGCCATGAAGATCAGAGAGGAACGCAGCGGCATGACGACCGACGACGACGCTGCCAGCGAGATGAAACAG GGTCGATACtggagcaaagaggagaggaagcagcagctgctgagagcCAGAGAATACCGACGAAGAAGAGAGTTCATGATGCAGAGCCGCCTGGACTACCTCAGAGGAGACAG GGACTCCTCATCGTCAGCAGGAGGTGCTTCCGACCCCCGATCATCCCAGATCGCTCCGCCCCACCCCCGACAGGACTCGCCCAGCAACAACATCCTGTTACTGAGCCAGAAGAAGATCATGAAGAGGAGGAACCGACGCATCCTCGACAACTGGATCAccatccaggagctgctggctCACGGCTCGAGGTCGCCCGACGGGAAGAAAATCTACaaccctctgctctctgtgaccACGGTCtga